In one window of Candidatus Hinthialibacter antarcticus DNA:
- a CDS encoding 4Fe-4S binding protein produces the protein MNIMARIIPVLILLASLSGWAQDVQRFPPPDFESGYTFPMTQTPAPRGVVMSYVDIAVLFAALSLASYFSIHKRNRQGVFYLTIFSLLYFGFYREGCICAIGAIQNVTLALFDPNYSLPLAAVAFFLLPLFFTLFFGRVFCAGVCPLGAIQDLVLIKPMQVPRWLHQALGMLTYVYFGAAVLFAAMGSAFIICKYDPFVSFFRLTGSITVVTLGVCLLIIGMFIGRPYCLYLCPYSVLLKAFGQFSQWRVTVGPGGDCVQCDSCEDACPFNAITKPTPDDAPPPSEVDKKRLVLFSVLAPVVILVAAWAGSFSATPFSQMDYTVRLAERIALEDAGAVEGFIDASQSFRDSGQPAAPLFESARRIREQYVWGGWILGAFLGFVIALKLIWHSVQQTRIAYEADRSDCLACGRCYCSCPLERKRLKQLKSASFV, from the coding sequence ATGAACATCATGGCCCGCATCATCCCTGTATTGATTCTGCTTGCTTCACTGAGCGGCTGGGCGCAAGACGTCCAGCGCTTTCCGCCGCCGGATTTTGAAAGCGGCTACACATTTCCGATGACGCAGACGCCCGCCCCGCGCGGCGTTGTGATGAGTTATGTGGATATCGCCGTGTTGTTTGCGGCGTTGTCGCTGGCGTCGTATTTTTCGATTCACAAACGCAACCGCCAGGGCGTGTTTTATCTCACCATTTTTTCGCTGCTCTATTTTGGCTTTTACCGCGAAGGCTGCATCTGCGCCATCGGGGCGATTCAAAACGTCACGCTGGCGCTGTTTGACCCGAATTATTCGCTGCCGTTGGCGGCGGTCGCGTTTTTTCTCTTACCGTTGTTTTTCACGTTATTTTTCGGGCGAGTCTTTTGCGCGGGCGTATGTCCGCTGGGCGCGATTCAAGATTTGGTGTTAATCAAACCGATGCAAGTTCCCCGCTGGCTGCACCAGGCGCTGGGGATGCTCACATACGTTTATTTCGGCGCTGCCGTATTGTTCGCCGCGATGGGCAGCGCGTTTATTATTTGTAAGTACGATCCGTTCGTTTCGTTTTTCCGCCTGACGGGCAGCATCACGGTGGTCACATTGGGCGTGTGCCTGCTCATCATCGGCATGTTTATCGGACGGCCTTATTGCTTGTATCTGTGCCCCTATAGCGTCTTGCTAAAAGCATTCGGACAATTCTCACAATGGCGCGTCACCGTCGGCCCCGGCGGCGACTGCGTGCAGTGCGATTCATGCGAAGACGCCTGTCCGTTCAACGCTATCACCAAACCAACGCCCGACGACGCCCCGCCGCCCAGCGAAGTTGACAAGAAACGACTGGTTCTTTTTTCCGTTTTGGCTCCAGTCGTTATTCTTGTTGCGGCATGGGCCGGATCGTTTTCCGCTACTCCCTTTTCACAGATGGATTACACAGTACGCTTGGCGGAACGCATCGCGCTCGAAGACGCGGGCGCGGTCGAAGGCTTTATCGACGCCAGCCAATCGTTCCGCGACAGCGGACAACCCGCCGCGCCGTTGTTTGAGTCCGCCCGGCGGATTCGCGAGCAGTATGTATGGGGCGGGTGGATACTCGGCGCGTTTTTGGGCTTCGTGATCGCGTTGAAACTGATCTGGCATTCGGTCCAACAAACACGGATCGCCTACGAAGCCGACCGCTCAGACTGCCTGGCTTGCGGACGTTGCTATTGTTCGTGTCCATTAGAGCGCAAACGCCTGAAACAACTCAAATCAGCTTCATTTGTATAG
- a CDS encoding 4Fe-4S binding protein: MDKPKKETKITRRSVLRDGVRSFFVLSMGGASGYLVSRVQAEDYVWQIDPHKCISCGNCASHCVLEESASKCVQSYPMCGYCKLCTGFFNAAPSALDTGAENQLCPTGAIIRTFVEDPYFDYTIDESLCIGCAKCVKWCEAFGNASLYLQVRHDRCLNCNECSIALACPADAFVRVPKSKPYRLKIENKPE, from the coding sequence ATGGACAAGCCTAAGAAAGAAACCAAAATCACGCGGCGTAGCGTACTCAGAGACGGCGTCCGCAGTTTTTTCGTGCTCAGCATGGGCGGCGCGTCGGGCTATCTGGTTAGCCGCGTGCAAGCCGAAGACTACGTCTGGCAGATTGACCCGCACAAGTGCATCTCCTGCGGCAACTGCGCTTCTCATTGCGTGTTGGAAGAATCAGCGTCGAAGTGCGTTCAGTCATACCCCATGTGCGGCTACTGCAAACTCTGCACCGGGTTTTTTAACGCCGCGCCTAGCGCGCTCGACACCGGCGCCGAAAACCAACTTTGCCCCACCGGGGCGATTATCCGCACGTTTGTGGAAGACCCCTATTTTGACTACACCATTGACGAGAGCCTGTGCATCGGCTGCGCCAAATGCGTGAAGTGGTGCGAAGCCTTCGGCAACGCCTCGCTCTATCTGCAAGTGCGCCATGACCGCTGCCTCAACTGCAACGAATGTTCGATTGCGCTGGCGTGTCCAGCCGACGCGTTTGTGCGCGTCCCGAAAAGCAAACCGTACCGACTGAAAATAGAGAACAAACCCGAATGA
- a CDS encoding PQQ-binding-like beta-propeller repeat protein, with protein sequence MNTSLTGKIASTILAAAGILSILFWLSASSPYSLEHRVPGMDKSQNSAASERSRTGPAGLLTKSDGVPSELTGEWPCFRGVNFDNISQENFKPIAKDGGFEELWGLEVGEGFAGAVVKHGRVYLMDYDRDNKEDALRCLSLDDGKEIWRYTYPVNVKRNHGMSRTAPYVTDDVVISLGPKCHVSCLDAKSGEKKWSLDLVFAYGTEVPPWYAGQNPLVDNGRLILAPSGSALMVALDIETGETIWETPNPNQWEMTHSSITPMEFNGQRTYIYCASGGVTGVSAEDGSILWETPDWTIRMANVPSPLVIDENRVFFSGGYGAGAMMMKLSVSESNGSVVPEILFKLENKQFGSTQHTPILFQNHIIGVRPDGQLVCLDFDGNEVWASSPAYKFGLGPYMIAGQYIYVMDDEGLLSRVEARTDEFHLVDQTQVLHGHESWAPIALASGRMILRDLTQMVCIAVAAD encoded by the coding sequence ATGAATACATCGTTGACGGGCAAAATTGCCTCTACCATTCTCGCTGCCGCCGGAATCTTATCGATCCTATTCTGGTTGAGCGCCTCCAGCCCCTATAGCCTGGAACACCGCGTTCCCGGCATGGATAAATCCCAAAACAGCGCCGCTTCTGAACGCAGCCGCACCGGCCCGGCTGGACTGTTGACGAAATCCGACGGCGTTCCATCGGAACTGACTGGCGAATGGCCCTGCTTTCGCGGAGTGAATTTCGACAACATCAGCCAGGAAAATTTTAAACCAATCGCTAAAGACGGCGGCTTTGAAGAACTGTGGGGTCTCGAGGTCGGCGAAGGGTTCGCAGGCGCGGTGGTCAAACATGGCCGCGTCTATTTGATGGATTATGACCGCGACAACAAAGAAGACGCGCTGCGCTGCCTGTCGCTCGACGACGGCAAAGAAATATGGCGATACACCTACCCCGTTAACGTCAAACGCAACCACGGCATGAGCCGCACCGCGCCCTACGTCACCGACGACGTTGTGATTTCACTCGGCCCCAAGTGCCACGTCAGTTGCCTTGACGCCAAGAGCGGCGAGAAAAAATGGTCGCTTGATTTGGTTTTCGCCTACGGGACCGAAGTGCCGCCCTGGTACGCCGGACAAAACCCTCTGGTCGATAACGGCAGGCTGATTCTCGCGCCCAGCGGTTCGGCGCTGATGGTCGCGCTCGATATCGAAACAGGCGAGACCATCTGGGAAACACCCAACCCCAACCAATGGGAAATGACCCACTCCTCGATCACGCCGATGGAATTCAACGGACAGCGCACCTACATCTATTGCGCCAGCGGCGGCGTCACTGGCGTCTCCGCCGAAGACGGCAGCATTCTGTGGGAAACGCCCGATTGGACCATCCGCATGGCGAACGTACCCTCGCCGTTGGTAATCGACGAAAACCGCGTGTTCTTCAGCGGCGGTTACGGCGCAGGCGCGATGATGATGAAGCTCAGCGTCAGCGAAAGCAACGGCAGCGTGGTTCCAGAAATTTTATTCAAACTCGAAAACAAGCAATTCGGCTCGACCCAACACACGCCGATTTTATTTCAAAACCACATCATCGGCGTACGCCCCGACGGTCAACTGGTTTGCCTGGATTTCGACGGCAACGAGGTCTGGGCCAGCAGCCCGGCGTATAAATTCGGGCTGGGGCCTTACATGATCGCCGGACAGTATATTTATGTGATGGACGACGAAGGCTTGCTCTCCCGCGTTGAAGCGCGAACCGATGAATTTCATCTGGTCGATCAGACGCAAGTTTTACACGGACATGAATCATGGGCGCCGATTGCGCTGGCGTCGGGACGCATGATTTTACGCGACCTGACCCAGATGGTTTGCATTGCAGTCGCAGCCGACTAA
- a CDS encoding PQQ-binding-like beta-propeller repeat protein, with product MKRLFLSLVALTTLLSTSTFAADWTQYLGPNRDATSPETGLLKEWPEGGPEVLWTLPLGIGYGAPAVSEGKAYLLDRQPNKDIFLCIDMASGKLDWSFEYDAPGRFSHGGSRCTPAIADGLAYTIGQQGHLYCFDLKTKKPVWNKMLRDGFGEGESLNWGFGQNPLVYKGMLIVAPMTKQTEVVALNPKTGELIWASEPFTGRAGYVSPAVYSIGGTDHIVMISATVIDRRNRSAEIQPQNQGAVAGLDPTNGKTLWKYNGWGCMIPIPNMVAIGDGRFFITGGYEAGSAMIRVTKDGGDYKVEELFKTKAYNAHCHPPLLYKGHLYGPCTTNEQRDGLICMDLDGNVKWKTERDPIFDKGGLILADNMIFISDGKDGVLYLVDPSPDAFKPLAKAKLLEPGENWAPLALVDGKLLVRDQTQIKCLKVR from the coding sequence ATGAAGAGATTATTTCTGTCCCTCGTCGCACTCACAACCCTATTATCGACAAGCACTTTCGCCGCAGATTGGACCCAATATCTTGGCCCGAACCGCGACGCCACTTCACCCGAAACCGGCCTCTTAAAAGAATGGCCCGAAGGCGGCCCCGAAGTCTTATGGACGCTGCCGCTCGGCATTGGCTACGGCGCGCCCGCCGTCTCTGAAGGCAAAGCCTATCTGTTAGACCGCCAGCCCAACAAAGATATCTTTCTTTGTATCGACATGGCCTCCGGTAAACTCGACTGGTCGTTTGAATATGACGCGCCGGGCCGCTTCAGCCACGGCGGTTCGCGTTGCACCCCCGCCATCGCCGACGGCCTCGCCTACACCATCGGGCAACAAGGCCACCTGTATTGCTTCGACCTGAAAACCAAAAAGCCCGTCTGGAACAAAATGCTGCGTGACGGCTTTGGCGAAGGCGAGTCTCTCAACTGGGGATTCGGACAAAACCCATTGGTTTATAAGGGGATGTTGATCGTAGCGCCGATGACCAAACAAACCGAGGTCGTCGCGTTAAACCCCAAAACCGGAGAACTAATTTGGGCGTCTGAGCCTTTTACAGGCCGCGCGGGCTATGTATCTCCGGCCGTGTATTCGATAGGCGGTACAGACCATATTGTTATGATTAGCGCCACAGTCATAGACCGCCGAAACCGCAGCGCTGAAATCCAACCGCAAAACCAAGGCGCAGTTGCCGGGCTTGATCCCACCAATGGAAAAACCTTGTGGAAGTACAACGGTTGGGGCTGCATGATACCGATTCCCAACATGGTTGCCATTGGCGATGGACGCTTCTTTATCACGGGCGGCTACGAAGCCGGTTCGGCGATGATTCGCGTCACCAAAGACGGCGGCGATTACAAAGTGGAAGAGCTATTCAAGACCAAAGCGTATAATGCGCATTGCCATCCACCCTTATTATACAAAGGCCATCTGTACGGCCCCTGCACCACCAACGAGCAACGCGACGGCCTGATCTGCATGGACCTGGACGGCAACGTCAAATGGAAAACCGAACGCGACCCGATCTTTGACAAAGGCGGTTTGATTCTCGCCGACAACATGATCTTTATATCAGACGGCAAAGACGGCGTACTGTATTTGGTTGATCCGTCGCCGGACGCCTTCAAGCCGCTTGCCAAAGCCAAACTGCTGGAGCCGGGCGAAAATTGGGCCCCGCTGGCATTGGTTGACGGCAAACTGCTGGTTCGCGACCAGACCCAGATTAAATGCCTTAAAGTTCGTTAA
- a CDS encoding C40 family peptidase, giving the protein MNRDEIMAPLYPRRKIHAILDDIPVPSLNGAASAQTLCDYIGHCAHSDLRMQAWQVRAVSCDPFKIEGWISNPFSLRVLEKAVAHLGGTCDSSAVIPLPAAALGDNSYAIVTEECPIYANTDQTERMDTALPGDALVLLRYECGAFLLHSANGYIGWAQAAHLQPVGSTAWVAAINQQAPDHDERIKTMQKTANGLLGTKYVWGGMSKQGIDCSGFTNTVYRSIGVHLPRDADQQYLTGRICATPQTKDALRWGDLLFFSGPAGRISHVAVAIDPGAFAHAEDENQVCIRTWEEKPNLVERFVCGKRLLA; this is encoded by the coding sequence ATGAATCGAGACGAAATCATGGCCCCGTTGTATCCCCGGCGTAAAATCCACGCCATTCTTGATGACATTCCCGTTCCATCCCTTAATGGCGCGGCTTCCGCTCAAACCTTATGCGACTATATCGGTCATTGCGCCCACTCCGACTTGCGTATGCAAGCCTGGCAAGTGCGGGCGGTCAGTTGCGACCCCTTCAAAATTGAGGGGTGGATTTCAAACCCGTTCAGTTTGCGCGTTCTTGAAAAAGCCGTCGCCCATCTCGGCGGGACCTGCGACTCGAGCGCAGTCATCCCCTTGCCTGCTGCCGCCTTAGGCGACAATAGTTATGCAATCGTTACCGAAGAGTGCCCCATCTACGCCAACACCGATCAGACGGAGCGTATGGATACCGCTTTGCCCGGCGATGCGCTGGTGCTGTTGCGCTATGAATGCGGGGCGTTTCTGCTGCATTCAGCCAACGGATACATCGGCTGGGCGCAGGCGGCGCACTTGCAACCCGTCGGTTCGACCGCCTGGGTCGCGGCCATCAATCAACAGGCGCCCGACCACGACGAGCGCATCAAGACCATGCAAAAAACGGCGAACGGTTTATTGGGAACCAAGTACGTCTGGGGCGGGATGTCTAAACAAGGCATTGATTGTTCGGGATTTACCAATACGGTTTATCGCTCCATCGGCGTCCACCTGCCGCGCGACGCCGACCAGCAATACCTCACGGGGCGTATCTGCGCGACGCCGCAAACCAAGGACGCGTTGCGCTGGGGCGACCTGCTGTTTTTCAGCGGCCCGGCGGGGCGCATCTCTCATGTCGCGGTTGCGATTGATCCGGGCGCATTCGCACACGCCGAAGATGAAAACCAGGTGTGCATCCGCACTTGGGAAGAAAAACCCAATCTGGTCGAACGCTTCGTCTGCGGAAAACGGCTATTGGCGTAA
- the queA gene encoding tRNA preQ1(34) S-adenosylmethionine ribosyltransferase-isomerase QueA: protein MDVSQFDYHLPEELIAQHPAQQRDQSRLLVVKRDDASLQEAAFSDLPSFLREGDLLVLNDTQVIPARLFGTKTPGGAQIEMLLLKPQSNTDWEVIAYRASRLKPGVQVVFSETLSCTVRETLDGGRFIVAFEWRGEWLDVLAQHGGVPLPPYIARDNGECSDEDRQRYQTIYARNQFEYNSPAAPTAGLHFTPQVFDALKAKGVETASVTLRVGLDTFLPMRVDRIEDHIMHAEEYDAPPETAEAVNRARREGRRVIAVGTTATRTLESAGANGELAAGAGSTRIYIYPGYDYKIVDAMITNFHLPKSTLLLMISAFMGNNLRERAYAHAVEHRFRFFSYGDAMVIL from the coding sequence ATGGACGTCTCGCAATTCGATTACCATTTGCCCGAAGAGCTCATCGCCCAGCATCCCGCGCAACAACGCGACCAGTCGCGGCTGCTTGTAGTGAAGCGGGATGACGCCTCGCTGCAGGAAGCCGCGTTTTCTGACCTGCCTTCGTTTTTGCGAGAAGGCGATCTGCTGGTTCTCAATGATACCCAGGTGATTCCAGCGCGTTTGTTTGGAACCAAGACGCCGGGCGGCGCACAGATTGAAATGCTGCTGCTTAAGCCTCAGTCAAACACCGATTGGGAAGTCATCGCCTATCGCGCTTCACGGCTCAAACCGGGCGTACAAGTCGTATTTTCAGAGACACTGTCTTGCACGGTACGCGAGACGCTGGACGGCGGGCGCTTTATCGTCGCGTTTGAGTGGCGGGGCGAATGGCTCGATGTGTTGGCGCAGCACGGCGGCGTCCCGCTGCCGCCTTACATTGCGCGAGACAACGGCGAATGCAGCGACGAAGACCGCCAGCGCTACCAGACCATTTACGCCCGCAACCAGTTTGAATATAACTCGCCTGCGGCGCCCACCGCCGGGCTGCACTTTACGCCGCAGGTGTTTGATGCGCTCAAAGCAAAGGGCGTTGAGACCGCGTCGGTCACATTACGGGTGGGGCTCGACACGTTTCTGCCAATGCGGGTGGACCGCATCGAAGACCACATCATGCACGCAGAAGAATATGACGCGCCGCCCGAAACCGCCGAGGCCGTCAACCGCGCCCGCCGCGAAGGCCGCCGGGTGATCGCGGTCGGCACCACAGCAACGCGTACGCTGGAATCCGCTGGAGCCAACGGCGAACTGGCAGCCGGGGCTGGCTCGACGCGGATCTACATTTATCCTGGATATGACTATAAAATCGTCGATGCAATGATAACCAATTTTCATTTACCCAAATCGACATTATTACTGATGATTTCTGCATTCATGGGAAACAACTTACGCGAGCGAGCCTACGCCCATGCGGTAGAACACCGCTTCCGTTTTTTTTCGTACGGCGACGCGATGGTGATCTTATGA
- a CDS encoding DUF2905 domain-containing protein — protein MEPGISASIGKSLVLFGVVLIALGLAVWFGPKVPFLGKLPGDIYMENKSGNVSFYFPVVTCIVISVILTIVLNLFSGGSK, from the coding sequence ATGGAACCGGGAATTTCTGCAAGCATCGGCAAATCGCTCGTCCTATTCGGCGTGGTTCTCATTGCGCTGGGGCTAGCGGTGTGGTTTGGCCCCAAGGTCCCGTTTTTGGGCAAACTGCCCGGCGATATTTATATGGAAAATAAATCCGGCAACGTCTCGTTTTATTTTCCCGTCGTCACCTGCATCGTGATCTCGGTCATCCTTACGATTGTGCTCAATCTATTCAGCGGTGGGAGCAAATAA
- a CDS encoding zinc-binding alcohol dehydrogenase, whose amino-acid sequence MLVLNSCGEVEFRPVEAASPGAGEVRVDVHLTGVEQGLDLAALRAGRESQPGGWGVGKVLEVGRGVCGVRRGEWVHALMAHGARQVLKAENVYPLQWLRKEFAVFVGPGVHALRCVHAANIRYGDRAAIFGMGAVGLMALQFATLNGASEIIALDAHQPRLRIAQRLGAHGVLQLEEPCLFRDDMLQMDAVVELSGHDDALRAALANVRKGGTFVAGGAGYSSEALGQTADAAQQQSVQFISSIESTSEDRIEDRVIRSLDNQQVIVWPIISHILPISDAPAAYHSIQQNPETYIKVLFQYEGFFSR is encoded by the coding sequence GTGTTAGTTTTAAATTCTTGCGGCGAAGTAGAATTTCGCCCGGTTGAAGCCGCTTCGCCCGGCGCGGGCGAGGTGCGGGTTGATGTGCATCTCACCGGTGTCGAGCAGGGGCTTGACCTTGCCGCGTTGCGGGCCGGGCGCGAATCACAGCCGGGAGGCTGGGGCGTTGGCAAGGTGCTCGAAGTGGGGCGCGGCGTTTGCGGGGTGCGGCGCGGCGAGTGGGTGCACGCGCTAATGGCGCATGGCGCCCGGCAGGTATTGAAGGCGGAGAACGTGTACCCGCTGCAATGGCTGCGTAAGGAATTCGCCGTCTTCGTCGGCCCCGGCGTACACGCATTGCGTTGCGTCCACGCCGCCAACATTCGCTATGGCGACCGGGCGGCGATCTTCGGCATGGGCGCGGTGGGGCTGATGGCGCTGCAATTCGCCACGCTCAACGGCGCTTCGGAAATCATCGCCCTGGATGCGCACCAGCCGCGCTTACGCATCGCGCAGCGTCTGGGCGCGCACGGCGTGTTGCAACTCGAGGAGCCGTGTCTGTTTCGCGACGATATGCTTCAGATGGACGCGGTGGTCGAACTCTCCGGCCATGATGACGCGCTGCGGGCGGCTCTTGCCAATGTGCGTAAGGGAGGAACCTTTGTCGCGGGCGGGGCGGGCTATTCAAGCGAGGCGCTAGGGCAAACCGCCGACGCGGCCCAGCAGCAGAGCGTTCAGTTTATCTCTTCTATTGAATCTACCAGCGAAGACCGCATCGAAGACCGGGTGATCCGCAGCCTCGACAATCAGCAGGTGATCGTCTGGCCGATCATATCGCACATCCTGCCGATTTCCGACGCCCCCGCCGCCTACCACAGCATCCAACAAAACCCCGAAACATACATCAAAGTGCTTTTTCAGTATGAAGGATTTTTTTCCAGATAA
- a CDS encoding exo-alpha-sialidase, translated as MKTRFSLSLVAFLVTCCLISSAQMSPADLDILLTRVGPDNPAATGPLALRAGVSTIIQLSSGRILAAFQWFPEDQPEAVNKIAVRFSDDGGTGWSPPQVADFIDLPSNITRQFDPTLVALADGRVRMYFTGNPDSSRVLNENTGIYSAVSTDGIHYVYEEGERFGVDDAPMIDCAVVRTDDEFHLYSPIQGAVGTAYHATSSDGLAFERQDDLVNELGQNWLGCAVFLDGRVRFYGTLVKGKGLFGSMWFADAADGADFGVAQAYEHTGFGSDPGVVHLDNGNTLITSTGKFTPAEVDDWNLFR; from the coding sequence ATGAAGACTCGGTTTTCACTTTCTCTAGTTGCATTTCTAGTAACATGCTGCCTTATCTCAAGCGCTCAGATGTCGCCCGCCGACCTCGACATTTTACTAACCCGCGTCGGCCCCGATAACCCGGCTGCTACAGGGCCATTGGCATTACGCGCAGGCGTTTCGACGATCATTCAACTTTCAAGCGGGCGCATTTTGGCTGCGTTTCAATGGTTCCCCGAAGACCAACCCGAAGCAGTCAATAAGATCGCAGTGAGATTTTCTGACGACGGCGGGACGGGTTGGTCGCCGCCGCAAGTCGCAGACTTCATCGACTTGCCTTCCAACATTACCCGACAATTTGATCCTACCCTGGTCGCTCTGGCGGATGGCCGGGTGCGAATGTATTTCACCGGCAATCCAGATTCATCACGCGTCCTCAACGAAAACACGGGCATCTACTCAGCCGTTTCAACCGATGGAATCCACTACGTCTATGAAGAAGGCGAGCGCTTCGGCGTTGACGATGCGCCGATGATTGATTGCGCCGTGGTCCGCACGGATGATGAGTTTCATCTTTACTCGCCGATTCAGGGCGCGGTGGGAACAGCATATCACGCGACTTCAAGCGATGGGCTGGCATTCGAACGGCAAGACGACCTGGTGAACGAACTCGGGCAGAACTGGTTGGGATGCGCAGTCTTTCTTGACGGGCGGGTGCGTTTTTATGGAACCCTGGTTAAAGGTAAAGGCCTGTTCGGGTCGATGTGGTTTGCCGACGCCGCAGACGGCGCCGATTTTGGCGTTGCCCAAGCCTATGAACATACCGGATTCGGCAGCGATCCGGGCGTGGTTCATTTAGATAACGGAAACACCCTTATCACCTCGACAGGCAAGTTCACGCCCGCCGAAGTTGATGACTGGAATTTATTTCGCTGA
- a CDS encoding tetratricopeptide repeat protein: MVLKKVMISRYIKTTLSIWLLFLGFSFAVFSYLAYHPQTILVVEALQPGASYDRAKVSLSNGNIEDALNSYQRGVKYFKQLYQESGEDRHKIFISQGLLGIAHIYKNVANPPRLIEADAYYVEALGWHSDWNLAQPYYSLGETRYKAQKYADAIKPLTSAINKGMAPITLEALYLRGLSYTHLKQYGRAAKDWYQYLRFQSAPIPTERWNQMLNLRDIDIETPESIYILGRERFAREEPEEALQLFDRRIALNQSDISTQYYASVLKNNAIDAGFGERSLSSIFPPSDSGDEVRLWERYIDVYAAQAIEATISVAMLFRGTTSNPQRIQFELNGADFFEIIEKNAAINIYEISCSFSPGKSVILIREVDPFNQIDGSGVFLRSITINSQN; the protein is encoded by the coding sequence ATGGTTTTAAAGAAGGTTATGATCTCACGATATATAAAAACGACGCTGTCGATTTGGCTGCTGTTTCTCGGATTTTCGTTTGCGGTCTTTTCTTATTTGGCGTATCACCCCCAAACGATACTTGTTGTAGAAGCCTTGCAACCTGGCGCGTCCTACGACCGGGCAAAAGTATCTCTGTCCAATGGAAATATTGAGGATGCGCTGAATTCATATCAGCGTGGAGTGAAATATTTTAAACAACTGTATCAAGAGTCGGGTGAAGACCGCCACAAAATATTCATCAGCCAGGGGCTGCTTGGAATCGCGCACATCTACAAAAATGTGGCGAATCCACCGCGCTTGATCGAAGCCGACGCGTACTATGTTGAAGCGTTAGGCTGGCACTCCGACTGGAACTTGGCTCAGCCTTATTATTCACTGGGCGAAACCCGCTATAAAGCGCAGAAATACGCAGATGCGATTAAGCCTCTGACCTCTGCGATCAACAAAGGAATGGCTCCTATTACATTGGAGGCGCTTTATCTACGTGGTTTGTCTTATACGCATCTAAAGCAGTATGGTCGTGCCGCGAAAGATTGGTATCAGTATCTGCGCTTTCAGTCGGCTCCTATCCCAACCGAACGCTGGAACCAGATGCTAAACCTGCGAGACATCGACATCGAAACGCCTGAATCCATCTACATATTGGGTCGCGAGCGCTTTGCCCGCGAAGAACCAGAAGAAGCGCTTCAATTATTTGATAGGCGCATCGCTCTAAATCAATCCGATATATCGACTCAATACTACGCCTCTGTTTTAAAAAATAATGCGATAGACGCAGGGTTTGGGGAACGCTCCCTGTCTAGCATCTTTCCGCCATCTGATTCAGGGGATGAGGTCCGCCTTTGGGAGCGCTATATAGATGTCTACGCTGCCCAGGCGATAGAGGCAACAATAAGCGTTGCTATGTTGTTCCGTGGAACGACATCAAACCCTCAACGGATCCAATTTGAATTAAATGGCGCTGATTTCTTTGAAATCATTGAAAAAAACGCCGCAATCAACATTTATGAAATTTCTTGCAGCTTTTCTCCCGGGAAAAGCGTCATCCTTATACGAGAGGTTGACCCATTCAACCAAATTGATGGAAGCGGGGTATTCTTACGCTCCATTACCATCAATTCCCAAAATTAA